A DNA window from Coffea arabica cultivar ET-39 chromosome 6c, Coffea Arabica ET-39 HiFi, whole genome shotgun sequence contains the following coding sequences:
- the LOC113692172 gene encoding transcription factor bHLH106-like, translating into MQPQDLSENLDLYDYLAGTTSFSDAGAYCLPRNYDFQGVAQTQSLYNNTSFYSLEMSDVTESSPEARALAASQQHKEAERRRRERINSHLDKLRTLLPCNTKTDKASLLAKVVQRVRELKQQTSEIMQLECFPSEADEISVMLNDNSTDGKLLIKASLCCEDRSDLIPDLNEILKSFHLSPLKAEIVTLGGRVRNVIILAGDKSQTDDESVPSLRDALRSLVQRSNHASGDRPKRRRVFDQGIVS; encoded by the exons ATGCAGCCACAGGACTTGTCGGAAAATCTTGACCTCTATGATTATCTCGCCGGAACCACCAGCTTCTCTGATGCCGGAGCCTACTGTTTGCCCCGGAACTATGACTTTCAGGGCGTGGCTCAAACTCAGAGCCTGTATAATAATACATCATTCTACTCTCTGGAGATGTCTGATGTTACTGAAAGTAGCCCTGAAGCTAGAGCTCTTGCTGCTTCTCAACAGCATAAAGAAGCTGAGAGACGAAGGAGAGAGAGAATCAACTCTCATCTTGATAAGCTCAGAACCCTTCTTCCTTGTAATACAAAA ACGGATAAAGCTTCGCTACTTGCAAAAGTTGTTCAACGAGTAAGGGAGTTGAAACAGCAGACTTCAGAGATTATGCAACTTGAATGCTTCCCATCTGAGGCTGATGAAATCTCAGTGATGTTAAATGACAATTCAACTGATGGAAAGTTACTAATCAAGGCTTCTTTATGTTGCGAAGATCGGTCCGATCTCATACCGGACCTAAATGAGATACTCAAATCATTCCACTTAAGTCCGTTGAAAGCTGAAATTGTTACTTTGGGAGGAAGAGTTCGAAATGTGATCATCTTAGCTGGTGACAAAAGTCAAACTGATGATGAATCAGTTCCATCCCTGAGAGATGCATTAAGGTCCCTAGTTCAACGTTCAAATCATGCGTCTGGAGATAGGCCAAAAAGGCGAAGAGTTTTTGACCAAGGAATAGTAAGTTGA